The following proteins are co-located in the Rhea pennata isolate bPtePen1 chromosome 2, bPtePen1.pri, whole genome shotgun sequence genome:
- the LOC134136572 gene encoding uncharacterized protein LOC134136572 — translation MNTASASESGSYSTNHTRPFFYAQPTAQQPFPNPWYLSHAYNPYCVPAPGFRSGNPYFPFYSVALHEYPGFFVPQHPMHARINRRPYFNAPPPSPMFYHATRFRHYSSPGKKTETKETQTDPRQPENKPKKHQDPHIETKGCDAGNMACVSSGIGTETESTSEKQDSSGSSIVVDREFHNKSPSSSTQYRNLPSGSYAFEKEEVRIEYGNGSPAIQLWKSFKETIPLYDVASGKPVPENIVQRDLFSVSSCEGMIYSPHEGEKLVPGSYIDERKAVLPSKQNVEAMQEKEVQNNEVKLDAEKPVISSHRAKSPPDEAMAVQIELARSVSIDQPRQDVLVAKKSSSSKRTTGSKTSQEETSLIQQAGLLPSSMEVMSDLSLQQKKLNLSHSATNESQTDKSIWCEESVEKYVPSNSWLACLDNMDTNYNYDVCLPQQKRQSVLSLSSEEMSSREEGSSLDNAPVSYFVPDYVLQKSTYTFQKSTEGLEKEKIRSGGSLNEDEVVGREQINSFDSQDVKKSSTMKIKKASSKGRKLAALPRSSTRKKIYYLKKKAAKSLPEAEDSEFSMRGEEEDEDGEDEEEEEEDDVDEIEYFFQEATPYGILMPNKGGFYRQVGQKVLWKPPRNAIPAQLISWPAQEKIKTRSGLGESIGLVYKPKEKDQDETVYSDYGYYGRKRPTARKEGFEQKRTLQKILGGRLLRENMVIPAEEFWIRSGAKPKLTGRIHSSLSPPAKSKEQGCLPLVKPKRKRMGKPPSKRRDTRCEVEEAEVWEMPKSNVRKGWYTATSCQNGS, via the exons atgaacacTGCTTCAGCTTCAGAAAGTGGATCATATTCCACAAACCACACAAGACCCTTTTTTTATGCCCAGCCAACAGCACAACAGCCTTTTCCAAATCCATGGTACCTCAGTCATGCATATAATCCATACTGTGTACCTGCGCCAG GCTTCCGAAGTGGAAATCcgtattttccattttattctgttGCACTCCATGAGTACCCTGGATTTTTTGTTCCACAGCATCCAATGCATGCAAGAATTAACAGAAGGCCTTATTTTAATGCTCCCCCACCTTCCCCTATGTTTTATCATGCAACACGATTTAGACACTATAGTAGccctgggaaaaaaacagagacaaaggAAACACAGACTGATCCTAGACAGCCTGAAAACAAACCGAAAAAGCATCAAGATCCCCATATAGAAACGAAAGGTTGTGATGCAGGAAATATGGCCTGTGTTTCTTCTGGTATAGGTACAGAGACTGAAAGTACTTCAGAGAAACAAGATTCATCTGGATCTTCCATTGTGGTAGACAGAGAGTTTCATAATAAGAGCCCTTCCAGCTCGACGCAGTATAGAAACCTTCCTTCTGGAAGCTATGCctttgagaaggaagaagtgaGAATAGAATATGGAAATGGCTCTCCAGCAATTCAGTTGTGGAAGTCCTTTAAAGAAACTATTCCTTTGTATGATGTGGCAAGTGGTAAACCAGTCCCAGAGAATATAGTGCAGCGTGACTTATTTTCTGTTAGTTCGTGTGAAGGAATGATATACAGCCCTCATGAAGGGGAGAAGTTGGTGCCAGGATCTTACATAGATGAGCGAAAAGCTGTTCTGCCTTCAAAACAGAATGTTGAAGCTATGCAAGAAAAAGAGGTCCAAAATAACGAAGTGAAGCTGGATGCAGAAAAGCCGGTGATTTCAAGTCACAGGGCAAAATCCCCTCCAGATGAAGCAATGGCAGTGCAAATAGAGTTGGCCAGATCTGTTAGCATTGATCAACCAAGACAGGATGTGCTAGTAGCCAAGAAGTCTTCTAGCTCTAAAAGAACTACAGGCTCAAAAACTTCTCAAGAAGAGACCAGCCTTATTCAACAAGCAGGACTACTTCCATCTAGTATGGAGGTAATGAGTGACTTGAGtttacagcagaaaaagctgaatCTAAGCCACAGTGCAACCAATGAAAGCCAGACTGATAAAAGTATTTGGTGTGAAGAGTCAGTTGAGAAGTATGTTCCTTCTAACAGCTGGCTGGCTTGTTTGGACAATATGGACACAAACTACAACTATGATGTGTGTTTGCCACAACAGAAACGTCAAAGTGTACTCAGTCTTTCTTCTGAGGAGATGTCCTCTAGAGAGGAAGGTTCCTCACTTGATAATGCCCCAGTGTCTTATTTTGTCCCTGACTATGTGCTTCAGAAAAGCACGTATACTTTCCAGAAAAGTACGGAGGGcttggagaaagagaaaattagaagTGGTGGGTCCCTTAATGAAGATGAAGTGGTAGGAAGGGAACAGATCAACAGTTTTGATAGCCAGGATGTCAAAAAGTCTTCAACCATGAAGATTAAAAAGGCTTCCAGTAAAGGTAGAAAGCTGGCAGCCCTTCCTAGGTCTTCTACTCGGAAGAAAATCTATTATCTCAAGAAAAAAGCTGCTAAGAGTTTACCGGAAGCTGAGGACTCGGAATTCTCTATGAGGGGAGAAGAAGAGGATGAAGatggagaagatgaagaagaggaagaggaggatgatGTGGATGAAATCGAGTATTTCTTTCAAGAAGCTACTCCATATGGAATCTTAATGCCTAACAAAGGAGGGTTCTACCGACAAGTTGGCCAGAAGGTGCTTTGGAAACCACCTAGAAATGCTATACCAGCTCAGCTGATTAGCTGGCCTGctcaggagaaaataaaaactaggaGTGGGCTTGGTGAAAGTATTGGTCTAGTTTACAAGCCAAAGGAGAAGGATCAGGATGAAACTGTATACAGTGACTATGGGTATTATGGAAGAAAGAGGCCTACAGCAAGAAAAGAGGGATTTGAACAGAAGAGAACACTACAGAAGATCTTGGGAG GAAGGCTGTTAAGGGAAAACATGGTGATACCAGCTGAAGAGTTCTGGATTAGAAGTGGTGCTAAACCCAAACTTACTGGCAGAATACATAGCAGTCTCTCACCTCCAGCCAAGAGCAAAGAACAAG GTTGCCTCCCTTTGGTTAagccaaagaggaaaagaatggGCAAGCCCCCTTCCAAACGCAGAGACACAAGATGTGAGGTGGAAGAAGCGGAAGTGTGGGAGATGCCTAAAAGTAATGTACGCAAAGGTTGGTACACTGCTACAAGCTGCCAAAATGGCTCTTAA